A DNA window from Daucus carota subsp. sativus chromosome 3, DH1 v3.0, whole genome shotgun sequence contains the following coding sequences:
- the LOC108214100 gene encoding putative calcium-binding protein CML19, translated as MSSHIDKKLSLLYFSTIYICASALQLTIILLAMNPSNETTDHSSPSPKPPLHPPEPLNLSQNSEDPAVMEQVFNYFDENKDGKISPSELQTCAKTVGGDLTREEAEKAVHISDSDDDGMLNKKEFTELVQGRSGVKDEEIREAFKMYAAEEKGSITPKSLKRMLSRLGQTNTVENCEAMITKFDVNGDGVLSFDEFRTMMMR; from the exons ATGTCGTCACATATAG ATAAAAAATTATCTCTGCTCTACTtctcaactatatatatatgcgcTTCTGCTCTCCAACTCACCATCATATTACTCGCAATGAATCCTTCAAACGAGACAACTGATCATTCATCTCCCAGCCCCAAGCCCCCTCTACACCCACCAGAACCGCTGAATTTATCCCAAAATTCCGAAGATCCTGCAGTAATGGAGCAAGTATTCAATTACTTCGACGAGAACAAGGACGGCAAGATCTCGCCCTCGGAGCTCCAGACCTGCGCCAAGACAGTCGGCGGCGACCTCACCAGAGAAGAGGCGGAGAAAGCGGTGCACATCTCAGATTCCGACGACGACGGGATGCTGAACAAGAAGGAGTTCACGGAGCTGGTTCAGGGGAGGAGCGGCGTGAAAGACGAGGAGATCAGGGAAGCGTTCAAGATGTACGCGGCGGAGGAGAAAGGGAGCATCACGCCCAAGAGCTTGAAGAGGATGCTGAGCAGGCTGGGACAGACCAACACTGTGGAGAATTGCGAGGCTATGATTACCAAGTTTGATGTGAATGGGGATGGGGTTCTTAGTTTCGATGAGTTTAGGACTATGATGATGCGTTAG
- the LOC108211046 gene encoding AP-1 complex subunit sigma-2 — protein MIHFVLLISRQGKVRLTKWYSPYAQKERTKVVRELSGMILSRGPKLCNFVEWRGFKVVYKRYASLYFCMCVNQDDNELEILEIIHHFVEILDRYFGSVCELDLIFNFHKAYYILDEILIAGELQESSKKAVARLIAAQDALVEAAKEQANSVSYMISQATK, from the exons ATG ATTCATTTTGTGCTTCTCATTAGCAGACAAGGGAAAGTGAGGTTGACAAAATGGTATTCTCCTTATGCTCAGAAGGAAAGAACCAAG GTTGTTCGAGAGCTTAGCGGCATGATTCTCAGTCGCGGTCCTAAGCTTTGCAATTTTGTGGAGTGGAGGGGATTTAAAGTTGTTTACAAAAG ATATGCTAGCCTTTACTTCTGCATGTGTGTCAACCAGGATGACAATGAATTAGAGATCCTTGAAATTATACATCATTTTGTGGAGATCCTAGATCGTTATTTTGGAAGC GTGTGTGAGCTGGACTTGATATTTAATTTCCACAAG GCTTATTATATACTGGATGAGATTCTTATAGCTGGTGAGCTCCAAGAATCCAGCAAGAAGGCAGTTGCTCGTCTAATTGCTGCACAG GATGCTTTAGTAGAGGCTGCCAAAGAACAAGCTAACTCTGTTAGCTATATGATCTCTCAGGCTACCAAATAA